The Pocillopora verrucosa isolate sample1 chromosome 2, ASM3666991v2, whole genome shotgun sequence genome has a segment encoding these proteins:
- the LOC136278914 gene encoding uncharacterized protein has translation MGSGVSKNSRNLNVVPRQPQMDMAVDRPPTSDLKPKVVQHRPVQDRGYTSSVNKEHTNEEQSERISLDEWEVLLKYTHSFPELQDDLQTMLTPLQDLRKAVDDKSKGYIIQYSKLSEIFEELFNTSCSACMSAGSNDSEKYNTLMEFIIEVEGATVLHSFVKNCFTDYYTDGRDDELGTSDQEETFTSFGSLLIALGTIQNFADFHDGFCLASAQDGVVLTCMENIERIDQENDDWQSEDEESVIFQILETCISILHNISRRLRDRQWFANSDETLVYFAKVKVAGIAAPALLCLAYLVNEETNHLISADKDLLRFIIRMLDEAWKEEDRRSNAEFSAKELAEGLSHLAINDNNKQILGSEGAIRVLTSTLQTSGDDEERASAAKALWMLAFDDSNKDIIREGNGTVDILRTLHHSQNAAVQKAAAGALWEIEGKTARDKAEKMKEGSGNHVMISYQWDAQEVLVQVKNQLQANGYRVWMDLEQMGGSTLDAMAKAVENAAVVLICVSQRYKESPNCRSEAEYAYQLRKDIIPLMMQKNYKADGWLGMLLGTKMWIDFQSKHTIDSGVTKLVKELAGRGKDVDHTDGPLEAVIRTTEATTLTKQPSGPDVAGWTNEDVKKWLKKIGLAQVCDRDMVEFTGQTLIELQDLRGECPDYFYKCLEHTLQLKNMFHVLKFRKELDKLLGN, from the coding sequence AGCCCAAAGTTGTTCAACACCGGCCCGTACAGGATCGCGGCTATACGTCAAGTGTAAACAAGGAGCACACGAACGAAGAACAAAGTGAGAGGATTTCACTGGATGAGTGGGAAGTCTTACTTAAATACACGCACAGCTTCCCAGAGCTACAAGATGACCTTCAAACGATGTTAACCCCTCTTCAAGATTTGAGAAAAGCCGTAGACGACAAATCCAAGGGATATATAATTCAATATTCCAAGCTGAGTGAAATATTCGAAGAGTTGTTTAACACAAGCTGCAGCGCGTGTATGTCAGCAGGGTCGAACGACTCAGAAAAATACAATACGCTTATGGAGTTTATAATCGAAGTCGAAGGAGCAACAGTGCTGCATAGCTTCGTGAAAAACTGTTTCACAGATTACTATACTGATGGAAGAGACGACGAATTGGGGACAAGTGACCAAGAGGAGACTTTTACTTCCTTTGGAAGCCTTCTTATTGCACTGGGAACAATACAGAACTTTGCTGATTTCCACGATGGTTTTTGCTTGGCGAGCGCTCAAGATGGAGTTGTACTAACTTGCATGGAGAATATCGAGAGGATCGATCAAGAAAATGACGACTGGCAGAGCGAAGATGAAGAATCTGTAATATTTCAAATACTAGAAACGTGCATCAGCATTTTGCACAACATTTCTCGCCGACTGAGAGATCGCCAATGGTTTGCTAACAGTGACGAGACTTTAGTTTATTTTGCAAAGGTTAAAGTGGCAGGTATTGCTGCCCCGGCCTTGTTGTGCCTGGCGTACCTTGTTAATGAAGAAACTAATCATTTAATCTCTGCCGACAAAGACTTGCTTCGCTTCATTATAAGAATGTTAGACGAAGCTTGGAAGGAAGAAGACCGCCGAAGCAACGCCGAATTCTCCGCTAAGGAACTTGCAGAAGGACTCAGTCATTTGGCAATTAACgacaacaacaagcaaattcTTGGAAGCGAAGGGGCAATAAGAGTCTTAACGTCAACACTCCAGACCTCAGGCGACGACGAGGAACGAGCGAGTGCCGCCAAGGCATTGTGGATGCTAGCTTTCGACGACTCTAACAAGGATATCATTCGAGAGGGAAACGGAACCGTGGACATCTTACGCACATTACACCACAGTCAAAACGCTGCAGTGCAAAAGGCAGCCGCTGGAGCATTGTGGGAGATTGAAGGAAAGACAGCAAGAGATAAAGCCGAAAAGATGAAAGAGGGGTCTGGAAACCACGTGATGATTAGCTACCAATGGGATGCTCAGGAAGTCTTGGTCCAAGTCAAAAATCAACTTCAGGCTAATGGGTACAGAGTATGGATGGATCTGGAGCAAATGGGTGGGTCTACACTGGACGCAATGGCCAAAGCTGTCGAGAACGCCGCTGTTGTTCTGATCTGCGTGTCACAAAGATACAAAGAGAGTCCCAACTGTCGTTCAGAGGCCGAGTACGCCTATCAGTTAAGAAAAGACATCATTCCTTTGATGATGCAGAAAAATTACAAAGCGGATGGCTGGCTAGGAATGCTGTTGGGAACGAAAATGTGGATTGACTTTCAGAGTAAGCATACTATTGATTCTGGGGTGACAAAACTGGTCAAAGAATTAGCAGGAAGAGGAAAAGATGTGGATCACACAGACGGTCCCCTAGAGGCGGTGATTCGAACAACTGAGGCTACGACTCTAACAAAACAGCCCTCTGGTCCAGATGTAGCCGGATGGACAAATGAGGACGTGAAAAAATGGCTGAAGAAAATTGGATTGGCACAGGTGTGTGACAGAGACATGGTTGAATTCACAGGACAAACATTGATTGAACTTCAAGACCTCCGAGGAGAATGCCCAGATTATTTTTACAAGTGTCTTGAGCACACACTCCAgcttaaaaacatgtttcatgtACTCAAGTTCAGAAAGGAGTTAGACAAACTGCTAGGAAATTAA